The genomic window CCTTGGCGGGCGTAATCCAGGTACAGCATGGAAGCCACTGCATCTACTCGAATACCATCAATATGGTATTTTTCCAGCCAAAATAGAGCGCTACTAATTAAAAAGGCCCTCACTTCATTGCGGCCATAGTTAAAAATATAACTTTTCCAATCCGGATGGAACCCTTTACGGGGGTCGGCATGTTCAAAGAGATGGGTCCCATCAAAATAAACCAATCCATGTTCATCCGAGGGAAAATGGGAAGGGACCCAATCCAGGATGAGGCCAATGCCGTTTTGATGCAGGTAATCCACCAAATACATAAAGTCCTGGGGGGTTCCATACCGGCGGGTAGGGGCGAAATAACCAACCGTTTGATAACCCCAGGATCCATAAAAGGGATGTTCGGTGAGGGGTAAAAATTCAACGTGTGTGAAACCCATGTGTTTAACATATTCCGCCAAAGAGGGGGCTATTTCCCGATAGGTCAAATAACGGTTTCCTTCTTCGGGCATTCTTTTCCAGGACCCCAGGTGAACTTCATAGATGGACATGGGCGCACTGAGCTTGTTCACCTCCTGGCGGGAAGACATCCATTGGTGATCTTTCCATTGATACTCAATATCACATACCACGGAACCGGTTTTAGGGGGTTCTTCCCACCCAAATCCATAGGGGTCTCCCTTATCGACCTGATATCCGTTTTGTTTGGAAACAATGTGGTATTTATATATCTCCCCCGGGCCAATGCTTCCAATAAACCCTTCCCAAATTCCGGACCCGTCTTTTCGAACGTTCAAGGGATGGGATTGGGGATTCCAGCCGTTAAAATTCCCAATGATGTAAACTTTTTCCGCATTGGGCGCCCAAACAGAGAAATAAACACCCTCTATTTCGTCCACCACCATGGGGTGTGACCCAAATTGGTCATATAAGTGGTTGTGGGTTCCCTCTTTAAAAAGGTAAATATCATATTCCGTAAACCGGCTGACGGGTTGAATCAGCTCAGGCTTAGGGTTGGATTTTTTTCTTGGTGATGTTGGTTGATCTTTACCCATGTTTCATCCTCTTAATTTAGGAAGGTTTAAGGATTGGGAAGCCCGGTGGGATAAGCCCGCTGAATCTCAACAAATAACGAAGCGTTCCCTTGAATATCCAAGATGGATTTAATACCTTTTAAAGGGGTTAAAACCCAATCCGGGCGGCTGTTCAGTTCATAACTGAGTTCGTAAATGGCTTTATTTAAAAGAAAGGCATTTAAAAGGACATCCATTTCTTGCAGTTCTTTGGGGAGAAACGGCGCTTCCCCTGCAGTTTCCAAATAGGATTGAAGAAAAACACCTCCCACATACCGATGCCAAAGCTCGGTCCAAGGCTCCAGTGTAGATTGATCGTCGGGGCGAAGGGAAGTATGGTTTCTTAAAACCGTAAAGGAGGCATAATGAAATGACCTGAGCATTCCCGCCACATCCCGTAAGGGGGACTGTTTTAACCGTCGATCGTTCAATGGGCGAGCGGGTTCACCCTCAAAATCAATAATGATAAAATCACCTCCGGTATAAAGCACCTGACCCAAATGGTAATCGCCATGGTTACGGATTCTCACACCAGAGCGGTTCTGCTTCAGAACCGCTTTCATCCGCTCCAGAATCTCCGTCTCACGATTTAAAATTTCTTCCGCATCTTCTTTGGCTTCGTTGGCCAGGTTTTTGAGGTTTTTTCTCAATAGCTGAAGACCTCTTCGTGCTTGGCTTTGCATCGATTGATACACCGAGCGCTGATGCAGCATTGTAAACGGCTCCGGATCAAATGCCGGATCTCCCGTTTCGGTAGAAAGGGCCTTATGCATTTCAGCAGTTCTCTTTCCCAACAAAGAAGCCATTTCCAGATAAACCCCTCCGATGAGTTCCTGAAACACCAAAGGAATTTCCTGATAGGCAATCCCCAAAGGGGACAGTTTCGGGTCCAGCGAGGCAGGGGGAGGTTCTCCCTTGGCTAAAACCCGTTCAATATATCGTGTGATTTCATCCAAAGTATATTTCCAGGCATCCCCTTGGTTGGCGACGCATCCTTGGAGTAACCCAAGGGCAATCGGTTCCGCTCCTTTTCGGTGGTATTCCAGGGATCCGGCAAAGGGGGGTGTATTGGAGAAAGAGGTTTTTTCCGTTAAAAACTGAACCGCTTCCATATCCGGATTGAGTCCCTCTTCTAATCTCCGGAAAAGCTTAAAGTATAACGCGGTACCGAATATGATAGAGGTGTTACTTTGTTCAGCGCTAAGGAGGTGGGACCCTTCCGCTGGAAGATGAGTGGTATCCACCAAACGGCGAAAGGCTTTTCCCGGATAACCGGTCATTTCTCCATGTTGTCCTTTATTGCGCAGGCGCTTGGCGATGGTCAAAAACAGGTTTTTTCGGAACCCATCGTCATAGATCCCGTCACGCAAAAATATTTTTCGATCCCCCATTTTGAAGGTAGCGATGGCCCCAGGGGGGTTTCCCTTGACTGTTTCCTGTATTTCTTCTTCGGGAATGAAGGAAAGCGCAAGCAAGTAGGTTTCTGGAAGCCCTTCGGTGTAATGACATTCAATAAAAAGGACCTGTACCAGAGAGGCATCCCGTCCAACCGGAATTTGCTCAACGATTTTCATTTGCTGAATGTTTCGGGCTTTTCCCCCAAACCAACGGCAGGCCCGAATATATTGGGGTAAAATCTCCCTTTCTAATTTCCCTTTAGATTTTCCCGAAAGAATTCCTTCCCACCGTGGAACCAATCCAAGATCCGGAAGGGGTTTTTCTTTCACAATTTTGGAATCTTCGGCTTCCTTATGGAGGTAAAACAGGTAATATCCATACCCTCCCAGGCTCAAAGAATAAGGGGCGTCTTTGATGATCGGGAACCGGCTTCTTCCAAAAACTTCTTCAGGGATGCACCCCGCACAGGGTGAAATATCCAAGTCTACCATTTGGGGATGGCGGGAGAGGTTAACCACCACCAGTATTTTCTCGTCTTCATATTTTCGCACAAAGGCTAAGATTTTTGGATTATCGGGAAGAAGGAAATGTATTTCCCCTCGACCAAACGCCTTGGACTGTTTTCGAATGGCAATCAGTTTTTTCATCCACCATAAAAGAGAAGCCTGATTCCTCTCCTGGTTCTCCACATTGAGGGACTCAAAGTGATATTCGGGATCAATGATCGTGGGAAGGTAAAGCTTTTGAGGGTTGGCCCTAGAAAAACCCGCATTACGGTCTGAACTCCATTGCATAGGGGTTCGGACGCCATTTCGATCCCCCAAGTAATGATTGTCCCCCATTCCAATTTCATCCCCATAATAAATGATCGGGGTACCCGGCATGGTAAAAAGGAGGACATTCAAAAGCTCAATTTTTTTACGATCATTTTCAAGTAAGGGGGCTAGTCTTCGACGAATTCCCATATTAATTCGGGCACTGGGATCTCGAGCGTAGACCCGGTACATAAAATCTCTTTCCTCATCGGTGACCATTTCTAAAGTTAATTCATCGTGGTTTCTGAGAAACATTGCCCACTGGCAGGATTCGTGAATGGATGGGGTTTGATCCAGAATATCAATGATCGGAAACCGGTCTTCCATTTGAAGGGACATAAACATTCTTGGCATCAAGGGGAAATGAAATGACAGGTGACACTCATCCCCTTTTCCAAAATACTCCGCGGCATCTTCAGGCCATTGGTTGGCCTCCGCCAGCAACATCTTGCCTTGAAAGTGGGTATCCACATGTTTTCTTAAGGCTTTTAAAAATTCATGGGTCTCGGGTAAGTTTTCGCAATTGGTTCCTTCTCTTTCAAAAAGATAAGGAATGGCATCTAATCGCATTCCGTCTACCCCCATATTGAACCAATATTCCATAACCTGAAAGACGGCTTTCTGGACCTCAGGGTTTTCAAAATTTAAATCGGGTTGATGGGAGTAAAACCGGTGCCAAAAATTGGCCTTTGCAACATGGTCCCATGTCCAGTTGGAGGTTTCAAAATCCTTGAAAATAATTCTCGCGTCTCTATATTTTTGGGTGGTGTTACTCCACACGTAAAAATTTCTTGCGGATGATCCTGGTTTAGCCCGACGGGCCCGTTGAAACCAAGCATGCTGATCCGAGGTATGATTGATCACCAGTTCGGTGATTACACGAAGACTGCGTCGATGGGCTTCTTTTAAAAATTCCTTAAAATCCCTTAATTCCCCGTAGTTGGGATGAATATTGTAATAATCTGCAATGTCATATCCATCATCTCTCAGGGGAGAAGGGTAAAAGGGGAGGACCCATACCGCCGTGACTCCGAGGCTTTCCAGATAATCCAATTTCTGGGTCAACCCCTTAAAATCGCCCATACCATCCCCATTGGCATCATTGAATGCTTTAATATGGGTTTGATAGATAATGGCGTCTTTAAACCAAAGCGGGTCTTCTTCAAAAAATGAATTTTTTTTAGGTTTCATATCCCTTTCTTACATAAAATAGTCAAAATCGGTTTCTCTTTTTAATTTTGGTTTGAGGCGGAAAATATGGGCGGGGACCACATGGGGATTAAGCTGAACAAAATTAAGTTCCCCTTGCCAAATATATTTCTCATCACTTAAAAGATCGTGGACCATATAGGACTGGGAGGAATCAATGCCCAGTTTCCAGATGGGAACCTTGACCCATCCGGATTGGGTGTGGAAGGGGTCCAGGTTGACAATGACCAATATGATATTGGAAAGGTCCTCGGTGACTTTTTGATAGGATAGGATCTGATCATTGTCCGTTTCACAAAAGGATAGATTCCACGTGGTCTGCAGAGATTTATTCTCCCTCCGGATTTTGTTGACCCGTGCAATAAAATCTTTCAGGTTTCCGGGTTGATCCCAATTCCATGTTTTTATTTCATATTTTTCATTATCCAGATACTCCTCTACTCCAGGCCTGGGTTGGTTTAGACAAAGCTCAAAGGTTGGCCCGTAAATCCCGTAGTTGGAGGAGAGGGTGGCAGCCAGAACAAGCCTCATTAAAAATGCAGGCCTACCGCCATACTGTAAATGCTCTGGGAGGATATCGGGAGTGTTGGGCCAAAAGTTGGGTTTAAAGATTTCCCGGGCTTCCGTTTGGGTGAGTTCCGTTAAATAGGAGGTAAATTCTTTTTTTGAATTCCTCCATGTAAAATAGGTGTAGGATTGGGTAAAACCAACCTTTGCCAAACGATACATGACCTTTGGGCGGGTAAACGCCTCTGATAAAAAAATGACTTCCGGGAAATCTTTTTTGATTTCGGAAATCAACCATTGCCAAAAAGGAAACGGCTTGGTATGGGGGTTGTCCACCCGAAATATCCGGACGCCATGATCAATCCAAAACAAAACCACATTTTTTAACTCTTCCCAAAGTCCTTTCCAATTTTCCGATTCAAAATTCAGGGGAAGGATATCTTGATATTTCTTGGGAGGATTTTCCGCATATTGTACCGTTCCATCGGGACGCCACCGGAACCACTCGGGGTTCGATTTGACATAGGGGTGATCAGGTGCACATTGAAAGGCCAGATCCATTGCAATCTCAATTTGATGGTTTTTGGCCGTTTTAACTAATTGATCAAAGTCTTTCAGTGTCCCTAATTGGGGATGAATCGCCGTATGGCCGCCTTCATCGGAACCGATGGCCCATGGACTTCCTGGATCATCGGGTGTGGATTCCGTGGAATTATTTTTACCCTTTCGGTTTTTCTTCCCAATGGGGTGAATGGGAGGAAGGTAAAAAATATCGAACCCCATTTTAGCGATTTCAGGAAGCAATTTTTCACAGTCTTTGAGGGTTCCATGTTTTCCCGGGTCCGGAGTGCAGGATCTGGGAAATCGTTCGTACCAGGCGCTAAAGAGGGCTTTTGGAGGCTCCACCATTAAAGCCAGTTCCTTTGGATAACGGGTGGCAAGGTGTCGGTCAGGATATTTGTCCGCTAACTCCGATAGTTCCTCCCCGATGGACACGGCAAGGGCTTGGTCGGGATTTCTAATATTTTGAATTTGTCGGGCCAGATGAATCAGTTTTTTTTGGTCATCCCCGGATGCCCGTTTGGAAGCCTTCTCCACCAGGTCACCCCCGATCTGGAGATCAATCTGGACATCCTGCTTAGCATCCACCCTTTTTTTAAGATCTCGCTGCCAGGTTTTAAAATGATCCACCCATCCTTCCAAGGTAAACAGGTAAATGCCTACCTCTTCTGCAACGAACTCCCCCTCCCATCGGTCATTCTCCAGGAACATCATCGGGATTTCGGTCCATGTTCGTTTTCCTTGAGGCCTATAAAGCAGTCGTGCCGTTAGGACATCGTGTCCATCAGCAAAAATGTCTGCCGAAACGCATAGGCTTTCCCCAACCGCTCTTTTACAGGGAAATTCCCCTCCATCGATTTCAGGATGGACATGTTCAATAACCACGCGACCCTTCCCATTTTCTGGTAGTCCCATGATGAATCCTCCATACTTAAAAAAGGAGATTTAGAAAAAAATTTGGGTAGGATTAGAATGAACATTTTAACCCCAAGGCATAAGACAATTCAACTGTTTAAAACGTTTTAAGTTTCAATTTGTTATGAAAAATCATCCTGATCAAAGTTAGACCATGGATGGGTCCTTGGAATCCTTATATCCTAAGGGGCCTGCCCAAGAATTCAATTGGAAAAGAATAAAGGGGCAATATTAAAAGAAAATGAGGGCTACATTAGAAGATTTTTATTTCTCAGGTATTCAAAGGTAGGGGGTCCCATCCATTTTTATTTTTTTTAATGGTGTGGGGGAGGGCCGGTTTGATGGGGTTTAAGTTTTAAGGCGAAATAGGTTGAATCATCAGGCGCTTATTTTTAACTTTCTTGTTGATCGTAAACCCTCTTTGGTGGTTTTGCCTTTCAAAAAATATTTTTCCGGTCCATTTCGGTTGATATATCTGTAAATGGCGTAAAGGCCAATGTCAAAGGCAAGTTTTCCTTGGTGTGAATCCAAAAAATTCTGCTCGAATTCGACCACCGTTTCGCCATCTTCTTTTACCAGTTTCATTTCTATTTTCATTGTGATTCCCCCCGGGTCCTAACCCTTCCTTTAACGTTTTAAGGTCTAATTTTCTTCCTGGGCAAAGGAGGAGTAGCGGGTCTCCTTAAGGTTGAGAAAAATCCCCAGCTCCAGTTGACCAAAAGGTAAGAAATAAAAGAAAGGGTGGCTGAGGAGATTAAACTGCCTATCCACAGGGGTTTTGCAACACGTAAAAAATTTTTGAGGGCTCCGGTTTGACCGAACACCTCCTCCGAAGGTGGCATCCAGTTCAACCACCGGCCCAATTCATATTGCAAAAGATAAATTCCCGGGGCGGTCAATGGGTTGGTAACCCAGCAGGCCGCAAGAGCAATGGGAATATTGACCCGTAATAGGAAAGCTCCCAGGCCTGCTAAAATCATCTGGACTCCCAACGAGGGTGTAAATGCGATGAATAGACCCAATGCCAGCCCCCCCGGAAACGCTCCTTTGGGTAAACCTCCAAAGTTCGGCTTCAAATAGCCTCTCGCCAATGGCCCGGTGAATTAGGGTGCCTTTCAAATGACGCTTCCGTGGAAATTGAAGCAGGAGGTATAAACCCAGTTTTTTAAAACGGTTTTTCAAAAAATCCTTAGAAAGAAAACAAAGGCCATTTTCACTTGTGGGTTTATGCCCTTTCGGGTTAATGTAATAATATTTTTTTAAAAACACCCTTATCATAAAGGTAATTGTTTCAGTATCCAAGTATAAAGGAAAATGTCCAAGGGAGTTTTTTAAAATGAATGTTACCCTTCCCAAAAAGAATTTTGAGGGTTATCGGCATTAGCGGGTTTCCAATTGGATCCCTTTTTGCGAATGATCTTTGTCGGGCGTTCCTCGGATCCCAGATCGTTCCAAAAAACACCCGTAATTGGGAGGACCGAAAGGCAAATGGAGGTTTGGCATGGAATCTCCTCCAGTAAACTTTTTGAAAAATCCACTGATTCTAAACCGCCATAAACTTCATGGATTACCTTTTTCCCTTTTATTGTTCCAATGGCCCATCGAATTTGAAGAAAAGCATTGAACAGATCCGGCTTAACAGAAGCTACCCCATTCAAAAAGGTACTGGTTTTAAAAACCATAATAAATGTATTCCAAAATGCCCCCAATTTAATTAATCCCCGTGCCCTACTGACTCCCGGTTTTTCAATAAAACGCCAAACTTTTTTAATAGTGGGGGCATTTTTTGGGATTTCATCTTGGTTGGGCAATATATAACCAAACTCCGGTTCAGGTTTTGAAGGTAGGGATACTAAAAGGATCCATTGAAAAGGGTTTTGTTCAACTTTTTTGCCAGCCGACTTTATGTGATTCATGAAGACCTCTTCCCCTAAAATGTAATGGTCTGTCGGAAAAATGACTACCGTGGCTTCAGGGTAGGACCCATGGAGGAAAATCAGAGGAAGAAATATTCCAGGCCCGGTTCCTTTATTTTCCGGTTGGGCTATAATGGTATCCTTAATCCGCTGTGAAAGTTGGTCCCTCACCTCCGGCGAGCACGATTCCGCGATAAGGAAGCGTTTTAGAGTCTCGATTCATAGTTTCTTCCGGTAAAATAAAAGAATTTGAGTTGCTGATTTAATAAAAAGGATAGTCTAAAGGTATCGAGTTTAAATTAAATAAAAATTAAAAAGTTATTAAAAAATTTTAAGGGTTTTGGTTGAGAAAACAGGTATTTTCAGTTAAAAAAATACGTTTTTTAAAAATGTTTTTTTGGAAAAAATAAGAAAATTTTAATTTGGGTTTAACCTTTTCCTTAAATCACCTATTTATGATAGAAGGAATAACAAGCCAATCGTGGTTTGTTGTTGGGTGAGGAGGAGGTGAGCATTCTTGAAGACCGACAACATTAAGAAACCCGGGACCGTAAAATCCGGGCAAACTCAAAAACCAGGTAAACCTCAACCAGGAAACTTTCCTAAATAAGAACCCTTTATTTTTTGGGTAGAGAACGTTTGAGGACCTTAATGTAACCCAACCGCCA from Nitrospiria bacterium includes these protein-coding regions:
- a CDS encoding sugar phosphate nucleotidyltransferase, with the translated sequence MRDQLSQRIKDTIIAQPENKGTGPGIFLPLIFLHGSYPEATVVIFPTDHYILGEEVFMNHIKSAGKKVEQNPFQWILLVSLPSKPEPEFGYILPNQDEIPKNAPTIKKVWRFIEKPGVSRARGLIKLGAFWNTFIMVFKTSTFLNGVASVKPDLFNAFLQIRWAIGTIKGKKVIHEVYGGLESVDFSKSLLEEIPCQTSICLSVLPITGVFWNDLGSEERPTKIIRKKGSNWKPANADNPQNSFWEG
- a CDS encoding alpha-1,4-glucan--maltose-1-phosphate maltosyltransferase: MGLPENGKGRVVIEHVHPEIDGGEFPCKRAVGESLCVSADIFADGHDVLTARLLYRPQGKRTWTEIPMMFLENDRWEGEFVAEEVGIYLFTLEGWVDHFKTWQRDLKKRVDAKQDVQIDLQIGGDLVEKASKRASGDDQKKLIHLARQIQNIRNPDQALAVSIGEELSELADKYPDRHLATRYPKELALMVEPPKALFSAWYERFPRSCTPDPGKHGTLKDCEKLLPEIAKMGFDIFYLPPIHPIGKKNRKGKNNSTESTPDDPGSPWAIGSDEGGHTAIHPQLGTLKDFDQLVKTAKNHQIEIAMDLAFQCAPDHPYVKSNPEWFRWRPDGTVQYAENPPKKYQDILPLNFESENWKGLWEELKNVVLFWIDHGVRIFRVDNPHTKPFPFWQWLISEIKKDFPEVIFLSEAFTRPKVMYRLAKVGFTQSYTYFTWRNSKKEFTSYLTELTQTEAREIFKPNFWPNTPDILPEHLQYGGRPAFLMRLVLAATLSSNYGIYGPTFELCLNQPRPGVEEYLDNEKYEIKTWNWDQPGNLKDFIARVNKIRRENKSLQTTWNLSFCETDNDQILSYQKVTEDLSNIILVIVNLDPFHTQSGWVKVPIWKLGIDSSQSYMVHDLLSDEKYIWQGELNFVQLNPHVVPAHIFRLKPKLKRETDFDYFM
- the glgB gene encoding 1,4-alpha-glucan branching protein GlgB, with the protein product MGKDQPTSPRKKSNPKPELIQPVSRFTEYDIYLFKEGTHNHLYDQFGSHPMVVDEIEGVYFSVWAPNAEKVYIIGNFNGWNPQSHPLNVRKDGSGIWEGFIGSIGPGEIYKYHIVSKQNGYQVDKGDPYGFGWEEPPKTGSVVCDIEYQWKDHQWMSSRQEVNKLSAPMSIYEVHLGSWKRMPEEGNRYLTYREIAPSLAEYVKHMGFTHVEFLPLTEHPFYGSWGYQTVGYFAPTRRYGTPQDFMYLVDYLHQNGIGLILDWVPSHFPSDEHGLVYFDGTHLFEHADPRKGFHPDWKSYIFNYGRNEVRAFLISSALFWLEKYHIDGIRVDAVASMLYLDYARQGGDWIPNEYGGRENIEAIGFLRKMNEAIYEKFPDVQTFAEESTAWPMVSRPTYVGGLGFGIKWNMGWMHDTLDYFSKDSVFRKFHHNQLTFSLCYAFSENFVLPLSHDEIVYGKGSILGKMPGDDWQRFANLRLLFGYMFAHPGKKLLMMGGEFGQWDEWYHESSLDWHLLEYSSHQGILKWVRDLNHLYKDEAALHEMDFQGEGFEWVDCQDWENSIISFLRKGKNPKDRILVVCNFTPVPRNNYRIGVPMAGFWKEMLNSDAKQYWGSGQGNFGGLEATPIPSHGHFYSLPLVLPPLSIGFFKYEADVSSK
- a CDS encoding DUF2062 domain-containing protein yields the protein MKPNFGGLPKGAFPGGLALGLFIAFTPSLGVQMILAGLGAFLLRVNIPIALAACWVTNPLTAPGIYLLQYELGRWLNWMPPSEEVFGQTGALKNFLRVAKPLWIGSLISSATLSFISYLLVNWSWGFFSTLRRPATPPLPRKKIRP
- the treS gene encoding maltose alpha-D-glucosyltransferase, whose protein sequence is MKPKKNSFFEEDPLWFKDAIIYQTHIKAFNDANGDGMGDFKGLTQKLDYLESLGVTAVWVLPFYPSPLRDDGYDIADYYNIHPNYGELRDFKEFLKEAHRRSLRVITELVINHTSDQHAWFQRARRAKPGSSARNFYVWSNTTQKYRDARIIFKDFETSNWTWDHVAKANFWHRFYSHQPDLNFENPEVQKAVFQVMEYWFNMGVDGMRLDAIPYLFEREGTNCENLPETHEFLKALRKHVDTHFQGKMLLAEANQWPEDAAEYFGKGDECHLSFHFPLMPRMFMSLQMEDRFPIIDILDQTPSIHESCQWAMFLRNHDELTLEMVTDEERDFMYRVYARDPSARINMGIRRRLAPLLENDRKKIELLNVLLFTMPGTPIIYYGDEIGMGDNHYLGDRNGVRTPMQWSSDRNAGFSRANPQKLYLPTIIDPEYHFESLNVENQERNQASLLWWMKKLIAIRKQSKAFGRGEIHFLLPDNPKILAFVRKYEDEKILVVVNLSRHPQMVDLDISPCAGCIPEEVFGRSRFPIIKDAPYSLSLGGYGYYLFYLHKEAEDSKIVKEKPLPDLGLVPRWEGILSGKSKGKLEREILPQYIRACRWFGGKARNIQQMKIVEQIPVGRDASLVQVLFIECHYTEGLPETYLLALSFIPEEEIQETVKGNPPGAIATFKMGDRKIFLRDGIYDDGFRKNLFLTIAKRLRNKGQHGEMTGYPGKAFRRLVDTTHLPAEGSHLLSAEQSNTSIIFGTALYFKLFRRLEEGLNPDMEAVQFLTEKTSFSNTPPFAGSLEYHRKGAEPIALGLLQGCVANQGDAWKYTLDEITRYIERVLAKGEPPPASLDPKLSPLGIAYQEIPLVFQELIGGVYLEMASLLGKRTAEMHKALSTETGDPAFDPEPFTMLHQRSVYQSMQSQARRGLQLLRKNLKNLANEAKEDAEEILNRETEILERMKAVLKQNRSGVRIRNHGDYHLGQVLYTGGDFIIIDFEGEPARPLNDRRLKQSPLRDVAGMLRSFHYASFTVLRNHTSLRPDDQSTLEPWTELWHRYVGGVFLQSYLETAGEAPFLPKELQEMDVLLNAFLLNKAIYELSYELNSRPDWVLTPLKGIKSILDIQGNASLFVEIQRAYPTGLPNP